In Thermoanaerobacterium xylanolyticum LX-11, the genomic window ATGTGGTAGAAACAGTGGCTGAAACATTGCCAATATGCAAAGAGAGGAATATAGCATATTCTACATTTACTGTTGTCTCTATATGTGGCAATAATGCTCATCTGGTTGAATATGACAATCCATCTGTGTTTTATTTTAAGAATGGTGTGTATAAGAAGATTGACAGAAATTGTGTTGAAATAGGTGACAAGAAAATCTTTGAAAGCAGCTTCAAATTGGATTTGAACGATTCACTGATAGTTGTATCTGACGGAGTAATCCATGCAGGTGTAGGAGGAATATTAAATCTCGGCTGGCAGTGGGATAATGTCAAGCAATATTTATCAAAAATATTGGAAGTCTACAGCGATGCATCAGATATTTGCTCACAGCTTATAACAACCTGCAATAATTTGTACAAGAATAAACCAGGTGATGATACAACTGCAATAGTGATAAAAGTTAACGAATCGAAAAAAGTTACAGTAATGGTAGGACCACCGGTTTTGAAAAATATGGATGAATGGGTTGTGAAAAAACTCATGAAAAGTGAAGGATTAAAGGTGGTATGTGGCGGTACTGCTGCAAAAATTGTAAGCAGGATTTTAAATAAAGATGTGATCACATCTACAGAGTATATTGATCCTGACATACCACCTTATGCACACATTGATGGAATTGATTTGGTGACAGAAGGTGTATTGACTTTAAGAAAGACTGTTGAAATTTTCAAAGAATATATTGAGAATAAAGATTCAAACTTATTGAGATTTTCAAGAAAAGATGCTGCAACTCGGTTGTTTAAGATTTTAAATTACGCTACTGACGTAAATTTCTTAGTGGGTCAGGCTGTAAACAGTGCCCATCAAAATCCTGATTTTCCATCTGATCTTAGAATAAAGGTCAGGATTGTGGAAGAGCTTATAAACTTATTAGAGATATTAAATAAAAATGTGGAAGTAAATTATTTTTAGAAAGGATAGATTGCCTTGTTTAAGTTTAACACAGATGTTCAGATGTTAAAGTACGAGGTACTTTACAACGTTGCGAAATTGACTCTTGAAGATAGGCTTGAAGATGAATACGACGAAATACCTTATGAGATAATACCGGGAACTAAACCGAGATTTAGGTGTTGTGTGTATAAAGAAAGAGCTATAATTGAACAAAGAACCAAAGTTGCTATGGGGAAAAATTTAAAGCGTACTATGAAACACGCAGTGGACGGAGAAGAGCCAATAATTCAGGTTTTAGATATTGCCTGTGAAGAATGTCCAATTAAAAGGTATCGTGTCACTGAAGCTTGTAGAGGGTGTATTACTCACAGGTGTACAGAGGTATGTCCAAAAGGTGCCATAACGATAATCAACAAAAAGGCAAACATCGATTATGACAAGTGCATAGAATGTGGTAGATGCAAAGATGCGTGCCCATACAATGCAATTTCTGACAATTTGAGGCCATGCATTAGATCTTGTTCAGCAAAAGCCATAACTATGGATGAAGAATTGAAAGCTGCCATAAATTACGAAAAGTGTACTTCATGTGGTGCTTGTACAGTGGCATGTCCATTTGGAGCTATAACAGACAAGTCTTATATTGTTGACATTATAAGGGCGATTAAGAGTGGGAAAAAAGTTTATGCGTTGGTAGCGCCAGCCATAGCATCTCAATTTAAAGATGTAACAGTGGGGCAGATAAAATCTGCTTTGAAAGAATTTGGTTTTGTCGATGTGATTGAAGTTGCTCTTGGGGCAGATTTTGTAGCTATGGAAGAGGCAAAAGAATTTAGCCATAAAATAAAAGACATAAAAGTCATGACAAGTTCATGTTGTCCTGCCTTTGTGGCACACATAAAGAAAAGCTATCCTGAGCTATCGCAAAACATATCGACAACTGTATCTCCAATGACAGCTATATCAAAATACATTAAAAAACACGATCCTATGGCAGTGACAGTATTCATAGGTCCATGTACTGCAAAGAAATCGGAAGTCATGAGAGATGACGTAAAGGGTATAACGGATTTTGCCATGACATTTGAAGAGATGGTTGCTGTATTAGATGCGGCAAAAATAGACATGAAAGAACAGCCAGATGTGGAAGTGGATGATGCTACGCTTTTTGGAAGAAAGTTTGCAAGATCGGGAGGAGTCTTAGAGGCTGTAGTTGAAGCCGTTAAAGAAATAGGCGCAGATGTTGAAGTAAACCCTGTAGTATGCAATGGACTTGATGAATGCAACAAGACATTGAAAATAATGAAAGCTGGCAAATTGCCAAACAATTTTATAGAAGGCATGGCTTGTGTTGGAGGTTGTATTGGTGGTGCAGGAGTAATAAATAACAACGTAAATCAAGCAAAATTGGCTGTCAATAAATTTGGTGATTCATCTTACCATAAAAACATAAAAGACAGAATCAGCCAATTTGATACTGATGACGTCGATTTTCATGTTGATCACGGTGAAGATGAGTCAAGTGAAACATCGTTTAAAGAAGCTTAGGAGTTTTAAAAATGATGGGTCCATCTATTGGGCCCTAAATTTTTGTTGAAATATATATCATCATTAACATATAATATATTTGAATTACATAAAAATGTGAGGACTGATATGTATGGAGGTATATCTTGACAATAGCGCCACGACGAAAGTTCGTAGAGAAGTAGCTGAAAAAATGGTTGAAGTAATGGAAGTCGAATATGGCAATCCATCGTCGGTACATCGTAAAGGATATAATGCAGAAAAGATATTGTCTAAGTCAAGAGAAGATGTAGCGAAATTATTGGGGGGTGCATCAGATGAAGTATTTTTCACATCAGGTGGAACTGAATCAAATAATTTGGCTATACGCGGCATTGTACATAGCATGAAGCGATATGGCAATCATCTGATAACCACAAAGATTGAGCATCCATCTGTATTGAATGTCATGAAGCAGCTTGAAGAAGAAGGTTTTGATGTCACTTATCTCAATGTAGATAAACAAGGATATGTAGACTTAGATGAGTTAAAAAATGTCATAAATGACAGGACGATTTTGATGTCTATAATGGCTGTCAACAATGAGATAGGCACTATAGAACCATTGGATGAGATTGCCAAATTAAAACAAATGAAAGATAAATTTTATTTTCATGTTGATGGTGTACAGGCAATTGGAAAAATTAATATTGATTTAAGGAATATTAACATAGACCTTTTGTCTTTAAGCGGCCATAAAATGCATGGGCCAAAGGGCATAGGAGCTCTATACGTAAAAAAAGGGACTAAAATTAAACCTATTTTGTACGGTGGAGGGCAGGAAGCCAATTTAAGGTCAGGAACTGAAAACATGCCAGGCATCGTAGGACTTGGAGAAGCATGTCTATTGATAAATGATAATTTTCTTGAATACGAGGCTAAACTTAAAACATTAAAGAGAAAATTGTACGATGGTATAAAAAACGAGATTCCTGATATTCACTTAAATGGCCCTGACATCGATGATGGTGCACCGCAAATATTAAATGTATCTTTTTTAGGTGTAAGAGGTGAAGTATTGCTTCATGCTTTGGAAGACAAGGGTATATATGTGTCAACTGGTTCTGCTTGTTCATCCCATAAAAATACTGAAAGCCATGTATTAAAGGCTATTGGATTAAGTAGCGAATATATAGAAGGTGCTATTAGGTTTTCCTTAAGTGTATTTAATACAGATGAAGAAATAGATTATACGGTTGATGTATTAAAGGAGAAAGTGAAATTTTTAAGGAGATACAAAAGGAGGTAAAAATGGAAGTTATTCTTATAAAGTATGGTGAGTTAGCTTTAAAAGGCGACAATAGAGCTTTTTTTGAAAATAAACTTGTTAGAAACATTAAAGAAGCTTTAAAAAACTTTGATGGAGTAAAAGTTGAAAAGACACATGGGAGGATATACGTAGAAACAAGCAACAATGCAAAAGAAGCTATTGACAAACTTAAAAAGGTATTTGGAATAGTTGGAATAACAATAGCTAAAAAAGTAGAATTGGACCTTAATGCGATATACGACTCGGCAATTGAGATTATGAGGCATCATTCAAATAAAAGTTTTAAAGTGGAGACTAGGAGACCTAATAAATCATTTCCTTATGAAAGCATTGAATTAAGTAGAATGATTGGAAGTGAAATACTTAAAAACATTGATGGTGTTCATGTTGATGTGCACAATCCTGATGTGGTATTAAATGTGGAAATAAGGGAGAAGGCGTATTTGTACTCTGATACCGTAGATGGAATTGGAGGAATGCCTATAGGCACAAATGGGAAAGCTGTGGTTTTATTATCAGGTGGAATTGATAGCCCCGTCGCAGCATGGATGATGATGAAAAGAGGAGTAAAGATAGAAGCAGTGTATTTTCACAGTCCACCATATACGCAGGAGCGTGCAAAGGACAAAGTAATTGATTTGTGCAAAAAACTTTCAGAGTATGGACAAGATGTATATTTACATGTGGTGAATTTTACAGATTTTCAACTTGCCATATACGATAAGTGTCCTCCAAAATTGACTACTATTATAATGAGAAGAATGATGATGAGAGTCGCAGAAAATATTGCTCTTAAGTACGGTGCAAAAGCGCTTATAACAGGTGAAAGCTTAGGACAAGTTGCCAGCCAAACCATAGAAAGCTTGTACTGCACAAATGCAGTGACACACATGCCAGTGTTTAGACCACTTATAGGAATGGATAAGAGTGAAATTGTAGAGATTTCTAAGAAAATCGGGACGTACGACATATCTATAAGGCCGTATGAAGACTGCTGCACCATATTCGTTCCGAAACATCCTATTATAAAGCCGGATTTAGATGATGTCATTAAAGGCGAAAAAGAATTAGACTATGAACAATTTATTAACAGTCTTGAAATAGATGAGATAAAGATAAAAAGCTAAAAAATCCCATAGGCATAAGTCTATGGGATTTTATACGTTAAATCTGAATACTATTATATCGCCATCTTCCACGACGTAATCTTTTCCTTCTAACCTCATCAATCCTTTTTCTTTTGCTGGAGTTTCTCCACCTGATTCAACGTAATCTTTATACGATATTACTTCAGCACGTATAAAACCTTTCTCAAAATCTGAGTGTATTTTTCCGGCAGCCTGTGGTGCCTTTGTACCTCGTTTAATAGTCCAGGCTCTTACTTCCTTTGGACCTGCTGTAAAAAATGTAATAAGTCCTAAAAGAGAGTACCCATGACGGATTATGTTATTTAATCCAGGTTCTTCTAAACCGTATTCGGAAAGCAATTCATATTTTTCTTCATCTGGAAGTGACGAAAGTTCTTCTTCTATTTTTGCTGATATTACAATAACATCAGATTTCTCATTTTTTGCAAAATCTTTAAGCTTCTTAACATACTCATTTTCGCTTTTAGATATAAGATCGTCTTCTGATATATTAGCTGCATACATTACAGGCTTTGATGTAAGAAGCATAAGTTGATTTACAAAGGATAATTCCTCATCATCAAAGTCCATTGTGCGGATAGGCTTACCATCATCTAATGTCTTTTTGATTTTCTCCAATACATTCAATTCGAATGCAGCAGTTTTATCGTTTTTAGCGTATTTGGAAGTCTTTGCAATTCGCTTTTCAACAACTTCCAAATCAGCCAGTATAAGCTCTAACGTTATTATTTCGATGTCTCTTATTGGATCAATACTGCCTTCAACGTGAGTTATGTTGCTATCATCAAAGCACCTTACCACATTTAATATTGCATCAACTTCTCTTATGTGTGATAAAAATTTATTGCCTAAGCCTTCGCCTTTGCTGGCACCCTTTACCAATCCTGCTATATCGACAAATTTTATCGTGGCAGGTATTATCTTTTGAGGATTTACAATGTTTGCTAATTCATTAAGTCTTTTATCGGGTACAGATACGATTCCTACATTAGGCTCTATCGTACAGAAAGGATAATTTGCACATTCGGCGCCTGCTTGTGTTATTGCATTAAAAATCGTGCTTTTTCCAACATTAGGTAGACCAACTATTCCTATTTCCATCTGTATTCCTCCGCTTTTTAAAATCAAAAAATTTTTCTAAATACATCAAATAGATTATATATGAAAAACTCTAAAACTTCAAACTGAGATGTTGGATATAATTTACATTGAATATTGTAATAAATTGACTTCATCTGAGCAAAATATTGATTGGAGGTGTTTGAATTGAAAAATAGCAAAAAAATTTTTTCAATACTTTTAGCATTGATAATGGCATTGTCTATATCTTTGACGGGTTGCAAAGCATCTAAAAAGCCATCACCAACAAGATATACTCCTACGACGCCTAGGACGACACCAGCTCCGTCACCAGGAATGACTACTCCTGCACCGTCAAGAGTGCCGACAACACCAACTCCAACAACACCTGCACCTACTACACCGACTCCAGCGAAAAAGCCGGTTCCGCAAAGCGTTAGAGCAGCAAAAATAGCCAGCAATGTGGCAAAACTTCCTGAAGTAAACAAGGCTACTGTAGTTATATCCGGAAATACTGCTATTGTAGGTATTGACATGAAAGCCAGTGTCCAAGGTACACATGAGACACAGGTTAAGAAAAAAGTAGAGAAGACAGTGAGATATACTGATAAAGGTATAAAGAATGTGTCTGTAACATCTGATCCTGATTTATATACAAGGATAAACAATATAGCAAAAGGAATAGCAGCCGGAAGACCATTATCTGAGTTTACTAAACAGATAACAGAGATACTAAAAAGGATAACGCCAAGTGCATAATATAAACCTGGGGAAACCCGGGTTTATGTTTTGTTGACATATTTGTAGTTTTTAAATATAATTAGGTCAATTGGATTATTATAGAAGGAGTGAAAAATATGTCCATTATAAAGGAAAACATTGCGAGTGGTATTGAACTCTATGTCAATAAACTTAATAAGTTTAAAACGGTAACAATTAATGTGTACATAAGCAATAAATTAAGCGATGAAACGGCAAAATTTGCATTGCTGCCATCAGTTCTAAGGAGAGGGAGCTTTAGCTTTAAAACGTATAAGGATATAACAAAGCATTTAGAAGATCTTTACGGTGCTACGTTTGCTTATTCGGTTTATAAAAAAGGTGAGCGGCAGATTGCACAGTTTAAGATGGAAATTGTAGATAGTACATATTTAAAGGAAGATATATTGGAAGAAAGCGTTAAGTTCATATCAGACATACTTTTGAATCCATTAATATCAAATGATGGTTTTGAACAAACGTATGTGCAACAAGAGAAAGAAAAGCAGAAGAATATTATCAATTCCCGCGTAAATGAAAAGACTAAATACGCCGTTGAAAGGTGTATAGAAGAAATGTGTAAAGACGAAGATTACTCAATTTATGAGCTTGGAAATGTAGATGACGTAGATAAAATAGATGAAAAAAATCTTTATGAGTATTATAAAAAAGCAATTAAAAGGCTTCCAATAGATATATTTGTCGTAGGCAATGTGGATGTAGACAATGTGAAAGAGTTATTCAATAACTATTTTAAAGTAGAGAGAACGAATGTAGATGTGATTCCAGATACGCCTATATTAAGAAAGATCAATAAGGTAAAATATGTAGAAGATAAACTTGATGTTACTCAAGGGAAACTTACTTTAGGATACAGAACAAACGTAAATCCATGGGATGAGGAGTATTTTTCTCTTTTAGTATTAAGCAGCGTTTTGGGAGGAGGACCGTTTTCCAAGCTTTTTATGAATGTTAGAGAAAGAGAAAGCCTTGCATATTATGCACAGACAAGGTTAGAAAGATTTAAAGGATTAATGCTTATAATGTCAGGCATTGAAATTGAAAATTACGAAAAAGCATTGGAGATAATACAAAAGCAAGTAGAGGAGATAAAATCAGGTAATATATCTGATTATGAAATTGATTCCGCTGTGAAAGCTTTGATTACGTCGTTTAATTCAATAAAAGACAGTGGAACACAACTGGCGGATTTTTACTTATCACAAAAACTTTCACATACAAATTACAGTATAGACGATTTTATAAATAAGGTAAAAAAAGTTACAATAAATGATATCGTGGATGTATCTAAAAAGCTGCAATTGGATACTGTCTATTTCATGACAAAAAATGAGGAGTGATATGAAATGATGGAAATATTTAATGACTTGATAAAAGAAAAAATGTACAAATATGAACATGAAAGTGGATTAAATGTCTTCGTAATGCCTAAGAAAGGCTTTATAAAGCAGTATGCCATGTTTGCAACCCATTATGGTTCTAACGATAGAGAATTTATAATTCCTGGTGAAAGTGAACCTACACATGTGCCGGATGGTATTGCACATTTTTTGGAGCATAAAATGTTTGAGGAAGAAAGTGGAAGTGTATTTGAAGAGTTTTCTAAGAATGGGGCTTCTGCAAATGCTTATACGAATTTTACAACTACTGCTTATTTGTTTTCTTGCACAGACAATTTTTACAGCAATTTAAGACTTCTTTTGGATTTTGTCCAAAGGCCTTATTTTACAGATGAAAATGTAGAAAAGGAAAAAGGCATAATAGCTCAAGAAATTCGCATGTACGATGACGATCCGTCTTGGAGGCTCTTTTTCAATATGTTAGGTGGATTGTACCGCGAACATCCTGTAAAAATAGATATTGCAGGTACAATTGAATCTATATCAAGAATTGACAAAGACATCTTGTATAAATGCTACAATACATTTTACCATCCATCAAACATGGTGTTGTTTGCGGTTGGCGATGTGGACGTGGATAAAGTTGCAGAAATCGTAAATGATAGTGTTAAAAAAGAAAAAAGAAATGGAGAGATAAAGCGCATTTATCCTGATGAGCCGATTAAAATAAACAAGAATTACGTGGAACAAAAGATGTCTGTTTCGATGCCGCTATTTAATGTTGGATTTAAAGACAATGACATAGGTTATGGAGGAAAGAGATTACTTAAAAAGGACATAACTACACAGATTTGCTTAGAGATTTTAGCCGGTAGAAGCTCCGACTTGTATGAAAAACTTTATAATGATGGACTTATTGATACAACTTTTGATGTAGAGTACGTAGGTGAAGTAGATCATGGTTACTCTATAATAGGTGGTCAATCTGTAGATCCTGAAGCTGTGAAAAAGGCTCTTATAGCTAAAATTTCATCCATCAATAAAGTGGATGAAGGTGATTTCTATAGAATTAAGAAAAAGATACTTGGCCGATTTGTAAAATCATTTAATTCTGTTGAAAGTATTGCACACAACTTTATATCATACTACATGAAAGACATTAATATCTTGGATTTTACATCTGTTATAGAAGGTATAACTCCTGATGATGTACTAAATAGATTTAAGACGCATTTTAATGAAGATAACTGTGTATTATCTGTTGTAAAGCCATAATATGTTAAAATTTTTGATAACGAGCCATACTCGTTATTTTTTTTGTGAAAAAAATTTTTAATTTGTTGAAGGATTTTTGGGTTTTATATAGAATAAACATAATAAGTGGTTTAAAGTGGTGCAAAGTGGTTAGAAGTGCAATAGAAATGGGTGTTCGGTATGCTGATGGGGCAATATGAACATACAATAGATCAAAAAGGGAGAGTTTTTATACCTGCCAAGTTCAGGGACGAACTGGGGTATAAATTTGTGTTGACGCGAGGGCTTGACAATTGCCTTTTTGCTTACTCATTGTCAGAATGGTCAAATATCGAGGCAAAGCTAAAGACATTGCCACTTAACAGAAAAGATGCCAGAGCATTTACCAGATTTTTCTTAGCAGGTGCCACTGAATGCGAAATAGACAAGCAGGGAAGAGTATTAATACCGAACATCTTGAGAGAACATGCAAAAATTGAGAAAGAAGTCATAATAATTGGGGTATCGTCAAGAGTGGAGATTTGGAGTAAAGAAGTATGGATGGAATATTCAAATAATATTGATGTTTCTTTTGAAGATGTTGCAGAGCATTTAGACGATTTAAACATATAAGGTGATTTTTATGGATTTCAAACATGAAAGTGTGTTGTTGCAAGAGACTATTGAATATTTAGAAATTAAACCTGATGGTATTTATGTAGATGGAACTTTAGGCGGTGGCGGTCACTCATATGAGATATTAAGACGGCTTGATAAAGGAAAATTAATCGCAATAGACAGGGACATGGACGCCATAAAAGCTGCATCTATTAGGCTTAAAGACTTCAATAATACAACGTATATTCATGATAATTATAAGAATATAAAAGATATATTAAAAAAATGTGGGATTGAGAGCATAGATGGGGCGTTATTAGACCTTGGCGTATCTTCATATCAATTAGATGAGGCACAAAGGGGATTTTCTTACATGCACGATGCCCCACTTGACATGAGGATGGACAAAGAAAGTGACATTACAGCAGAGTATGTTGTAAACAATTATTCAGAAGATGAAATTGCAAAGGTAATTTCTGATTACGGTGAAGAACTATGGGCTAAACGAATTGCAAAGTTTATCGTTGAAGAGAGAAGGAGAAAACCCATTAAAACTACATTTGAGTTAGTAGACATAATAAAAAAAGCTATACCTGCATCAAAAAGGAGGACAGGACCACATCCTGCCAAAAGAACATTTCAGGCCATAAGGATTGAAGTCAATGAAGAGCTAAAAGGGCTTGGAGATGCTATTGCTGACTTTGTAGATGTAATGAATCCTGGAGGAAGAATAGCAATCATAACATTCCATTCATTGGAAGATCGTATTGTGAAAAATGCGTACAAGAAATTGGAAGATCCGTGTACATGCCCTAAAAATTTGCCATGTACATGTGGAAAAAAACCAGTAATAAAGATAATTACTAAAAAACCTATTGTACCAAGTGAAGTTGAAATAAAAGTAAACCCAAGATCTCGAAGTGCAAAACTAAGAGTTGCAGAAAAGTTGCTGTTCTAAAGTATAAGGGGGAAGAATAAATTGGTATTAGAAAAGCACAATTACGATTATGATCTAAAGCCGTATTATGAAGAAAATAAAGGAAAGAAAACCAAAAAGAATAAGAAGCTTAAAAACCTTGCAGTAATAGTTTTTGTAGGATTTTTAAGCCTTACCGTTTTGTTTAGGTATGCGTTGATCTATCAAAAATCTGTTGCATTAAGCAGCGTAGAGGCAAAAGCCAGTGAAATAGAAAAGTTAAACCAGCAGTTAGAAGTCCAAATTGCTTCAATGAGCGATCTGCAGAGAATAGAAGAAATAGCGAAAAATCAGTTAGGAATGGTAGAGCCTGATAAAGGGCAGATAGTCTACATGAGTGTTGGCAAACAAAATC contains:
- a CDS encoding SpoIIE family protein phosphatase, with amino-acid sequence MSHYIDIAHASLNKYDEELCGDSVQIIRKKDYVMAVMADGLGSGVKANILSTLTVRIVSKMLDMGSELKDVVETVAETLPICKERNIAYSTFTVVSICGNNAHLVEYDNPSVFYFKNGVYKKIDRNCVEIGDKKIFESSFKLDLNDSLIVVSDGVIHAGVGGILNLGWQWDNVKQYLSKILEVYSDASDICSQLITTCNNLYKNKPGDDTTAIVIKVNESKKVTVMVGPPVLKNMDEWVVKKLMKSEGLKVVCGGTAAKIVSRILNKDVITSTEYIDPDIPPYAHIDGIDLVTEGVLTLRKTVEIFKEYIENKDSNLLRFSRKDAATRLFKILNYATDVNFLVGQAVNSAHQNPDFPSDLRIKVRIVEELINLLEILNKNVEVNYF
- a CDS encoding 4Fe-4S dicluster domain-containing protein, producing the protein MFKFNTDVQMLKYEVLYNVAKLTLEDRLEDEYDEIPYEIIPGTKPRFRCCVYKERAIIEQRTKVAMGKNLKRTMKHAVDGEEPIIQVLDIACEECPIKRYRVTEACRGCITHRCTEVCPKGAITIINKKANIDYDKCIECGRCKDACPYNAISDNLRPCIRSCSAKAITMDEELKAAINYEKCTSCGACTVACPFGAITDKSYIVDIIRAIKSGKKVYALVAPAIASQFKDVTVGQIKSALKEFGFVDVIEVALGADFVAMEEAKEFSHKIKDIKVMTSSCCPAFVAHIKKSYPELSQNISTTVSPMTAISKYIKKHDPMAVTVFIGPCTAKKSEVMRDDVKGITDFAMTFEEMVAVLDAAKIDMKEQPDVEVDDATLFGRKFARSGGVLEAVVEAVKEIGADVEVNPVVCNGLDECNKTLKIMKAGKLPNNFIEGMACVGGCIGGAGVINNNVNQAKLAVNKFGDSSYHKNIKDRISQFDTDDVDFHVDHGEDESSETSFKEA
- a CDS encoding cysteine desulfurase family protein; translated protein: MEVYLDNSATTKVRREVAEKMVEVMEVEYGNPSSVHRKGYNAEKILSKSREDVAKLLGGASDEVFFTSGGTESNNLAIRGIVHSMKRYGNHLITTKIEHPSVLNVMKQLEEEGFDVTYLNVDKQGYVDLDELKNVINDRTILMSIMAVNNEIGTIEPLDEIAKLKQMKDKFYFHVDGVQAIGKINIDLRNINIDLLSLSGHKMHGPKGIGALYVKKGTKIKPILYGGGQEANLRSGTENMPGIVGLGEACLLINDNFLEYEAKLKTLKRKLYDGIKNEIPDIHLNGPDIDDGAPQILNVSFLGVRGEVLLHALEDKGIYVSTGSACSSHKNTESHVLKAIGLSSEYIEGAIRFSLSVFNTDEEIDYTVDVLKEKVKFLRRYKRR
- the thiI gene encoding tRNA uracil 4-sulfurtransferase ThiI, with protein sequence MEVILIKYGELALKGDNRAFFENKLVRNIKEALKNFDGVKVEKTHGRIYVETSNNAKEAIDKLKKVFGIVGITIAKKVELDLNAIYDSAIEIMRHHSNKSFKVETRRPNKSFPYESIELSRMIGSEILKNIDGVHVDVHNPDVVLNVEIREKAYLYSDTVDGIGGMPIGTNGKAVVLLSGGIDSPVAAWMMMKRGVKIEAVYFHSPPYTQERAKDKVIDLCKKLSEYGQDVYLHVVNFTDFQLAIYDKCPPKLTTIIMRRMMMRVAENIALKYGAKALITGESLGQVASQTIESLYCTNAVTHMPVFRPLIGMDKSEIVEISKKIGTYDISIRPYEDCCTIFVPKHPIIKPDLDDVIKGEKELDYEQFINSLEIDEIKIKS
- the ychF gene encoding redox-regulated ATPase YchF; its protein translation is MEIGIVGLPNVGKSTIFNAITQAGAECANYPFCTIEPNVGIVSVPDKRLNELANIVNPQKIIPATIKFVDIAGLVKGASKGEGLGNKFLSHIREVDAILNVVRCFDDSNITHVEGSIDPIRDIEIITLELILADLEVVEKRIAKTSKYAKNDKTAAFELNVLEKIKKTLDDGKPIRTMDFDDEELSFVNQLMLLTSKPVMYAANISEDDLISKSENEYVKKLKDFAKNEKSDVIVISAKIEEELSSLPDEEKYELLSEYGLEEPGLNNIIRHGYSLLGLITFFTAGPKEVRAWTIKRGTKAPQAAGKIHSDFEKGFIRAEVISYKDYVESGGETPAKEKGLMRLEGKDYVVEDGDIIVFRFNV
- a CDS encoding YhcN/YlaJ family sporulation lipoprotein, giving the protein MKNSKKIFSILLALIMALSISLTGCKASKKPSPTRYTPTTPRTTPAPSPGMTTPAPSRVPTTPTPTTPAPTTPTPAKKPVPQSVRAAKIASNVAKLPEVNKATVVISGNTAIVGIDMKASVQGTHETQVKKKVEKTVRYTDKGIKNVSVTSDPDLYTRINNIAKGIAAGRPLSEFTKQITEILKRITPSA
- the yfmF gene encoding EF-P 5-aminopentanol modification-associated protein YfmF, coding for MSIIKENIASGIELYVNKLNKFKTVTINVYISNKLSDETAKFALLPSVLRRGSFSFKTYKDITKHLEDLYGATFAYSVYKKGERQIAQFKMEIVDSTYLKEDILEESVKFISDILLNPLISNDGFEQTYVQQEKEKQKNIINSRVNEKTKYAVERCIEEMCKDEDYSIYELGNVDDVDKIDEKNLYEYYKKAIKRLPIDIFVVGNVDVDNVKELFNNYFKVERTNVDVIPDTPILRKINKVKYVEDKLDVTQGKLTLGYRTNVNPWDEEYFSLLVLSSVLGGGPFSKLFMNVRERESLAYYAQTRLERFKGLMLIMSGIEIENYEKALEIIQKQVEEIKSGNISDYEIDSAVKALITSFNSIKDSGTQLADFYLSQKLSHTNYSIDDFINKVKKVTINDIVDVSKKLQLDTVYFMTKNEE
- the yfmH gene encoding EF-P 5-aminopentanol modification-associated protein YfmH, which encodes MMEIFNDLIKEKMYKYEHESGLNVFVMPKKGFIKQYAMFATHYGSNDREFIIPGESEPTHVPDGIAHFLEHKMFEEESGSVFEEFSKNGASANAYTNFTTTAYLFSCTDNFYSNLRLLLDFVQRPYFTDENVEKEKGIIAQEIRMYDDDPSWRLFFNMLGGLYREHPVKIDIAGTIESISRIDKDILYKCYNTFYHPSNMVLFAVGDVDVDKVAEIVNDSVKKEKRNGEIKRIYPDEPIKINKNYVEQKMSVSMPLFNVGFKDNDIGYGGKRLLKKDITTQICLEILAGRSSDLYEKLYNDGLIDTTFDVEYVGEVDHGYSIIGGQSVDPEAVKKALIAKISSINKVDEGDFYRIKKKILGRFVKSFNSVESIAHNFISYYMKDINILDFTSVIEGITPDDVLNRFKTHFNEDNCVLSVVKP
- the mraZ gene encoding division/cell wall cluster transcriptional repressor MraZ, with protein sequence MLMGQYEHTIDQKGRVFIPAKFRDELGYKFVLTRGLDNCLFAYSLSEWSNIEAKLKTLPLNRKDARAFTRFFLAGATECEIDKQGRVLIPNILREHAKIEKEVIIIGVSSRVEIWSKEVWMEYSNNIDVSFEDVAEHLDDLNI
- the rsmH gene encoding 16S rRNA (cytosine(1402)-N(4))-methyltransferase RsmH — encoded protein: MDFKHESVLLQETIEYLEIKPDGIYVDGTLGGGGHSYEILRRLDKGKLIAIDRDMDAIKAASIRLKDFNNTTYIHDNYKNIKDILKKCGIESIDGALLDLGVSSYQLDEAQRGFSYMHDAPLDMRMDKESDITAEYVVNNYSEDEIAKVISDYGEELWAKRIAKFIVEERRRKPIKTTFELVDIIKKAIPASKRRTGPHPAKRTFQAIRIEVNEELKGLGDAIADFVDVMNPGGRIAIITFHSLEDRIVKNAYKKLEDPCTCPKNLPCTCGKKPVIKIITKKPIVPSEVEIKVNPRSRSAKLRVAEKLLF
- a CDS encoding septum formation initiator family protein encodes the protein MVLEKHNYDYDLKPYYEENKGKKTKKNKKLKNLAVIVFVGFLSLTVLFRYALIYQKSVALSSVEAKASEIEKLNQQLEVQIASMSDLQRIEEIAKNQLGMVEPDKGQIVYMSVGKQNQVAEKKTDDENKNKTFWGRILGLLVR